One Bosea sp. 685 DNA segment encodes these proteins:
- a CDS encoding class I SAM-dependent methyltransferase: MSNVAPLDAEAVASGGTNFGLKDEIRAYWSKRAETFDLSYGHRIRSDAELVAWARLIASHAPVAAGARALELASGTGEITRVLLSLGCSVDAIDLCEPMIARAQVKHANAAVRFHLGDAENTMMADEAYDLVICRHLVWTLIDPARALADWLRVLKPGGVLIVVDGDWVTLSRRSVLLKRLSGLIDRLAGVASTWDQATHQRILDGVHFRNGLRAPALEAMLREVGFEVQRIGPLSGIARRQFATASWSERLRLLAAQGQSFILSARKPG, from the coding sequence ATGTCGAACGTAGCGCCCCTAGACGCCGAGGCGGTCGCCTCCGGAGGAACGAATTTCGGCCTGAAGGACGAAATCCGCGCCTATTGGAGCAAACGCGCCGAGACCTTCGATCTCTCCTATGGCCACAGGATCCGCTCCGATGCCGAGCTCGTGGCCTGGGCGCGATTGATCGCGAGCCATGCCCCGGTTGCTGCCGGGGCCAGGGCGCTGGAGCTTGCCTCGGGCACCGGCGAGATCACGCGCGTGCTGCTTTCGCTTGGCTGCAGCGTCGATGCGATCGATCTCTGCGAGCCGATGATCGCCCGTGCCCAAGTGAAGCATGCGAATGCGGCCGTTCGCTTCCACCTCGGCGACGCCGAGAACACGATGATGGCGGATGAGGCCTATGACCTCGTCATCTGCCGGCATCTGGTCTGGACGCTGATCGATCCCGCCCGCGCCTTGGCCGATTGGCTGCGCGTGCTCAAGCCCGGCGGGGTGCTCATCGTCGTTGATGGCGACTGGGTCACGCTTTCGCGCAGATCGGTGCTGTTGAAGCGGCTCTCGGGATTGATCGACAGGCTCGCTGGTGTCGCCTCCACCTGGGATCAGGCGACGCATCAACGCATCCTGGACGGCGTGCATTTCCGCAACGGCCTGCGCGCGCCGGCGCTCGAGGCGATGCTGCGCGAGGTTGGCTTCGAGGTCCAGCGCATCGGGCCGCTCAGCGGCATCGCGCGCCGGCAATTCGCGACCGCCTCCTGGAGCGAGCGGCTGCGCCTGCTCGCGGCCCAGGGCCAGTCCTTCATCCTGTCCGCCCGCAAGCCGGGCTGA
- a CDS encoding TonB-dependent receptor: MTIDLAAARRAGILSAGVALGAIIATSARAQTPIELPEITVTAPSPIQPRSLPDAGAAPSGDAVAVNRSFSSVTFLTAGELLRNGGHTLGDQLANQPGITNSGFAPGAADRPIIRGLDNFRVRIQENGIGSQDVSDLGEDHGVPIDPLAAQRVEVIRGPGTLRYGSQAIGGVVSVDNNRIPSFLIAPGFHAETRSSVSSVDRGIENSALIDARSGQFVVHGDIYHRNAEDYHIPGGTQFNSYVRSDGQAIGGSYFLPDNRGFIGVSLSHFTSLYGIPGADARATRTRIDLEQTKLAGKGEFQIDGGFIDTLRFWVGGSVYRHQEQGLNEGGGFETAAVFKNREIEGRVEAQLKPLETGIGRLTSAFGLQLGRQEIGTSGEAGGLLPPADTNSAGVYNFNELQLQPGTKLQAAGRVDYVDVKGTATNFPTGYLPGSTTAGGIDPETGAATQVATADDPAASARRRRFMPVSASLGLLQDLPFGFTGSLTGSYTERAPKASELFSRGAHDAPGTFEIGDPNLKKETAKTVELGLRRTAGPWRFDASLYATRYEGFIYRRVTGVRCDDDFASCGTGNELTQVVYTQRNATFLGGELKTQYDLFEIGPNVFGVEGQYDIVRAKFSGDENVPRIPPQRLGGGLFWRGGDAWFAKVSLIHAFSQKRIAPEETPTSGYNLLNAELSYKVKLKDGPLGPIELTAGVNGTNLLNETIRNAVSFRKDDVVAPGRGVRAFLSAKF, translated from the coding sequence ATGACCATCGACCTTGCGGCGGCGCGCCGCGCCGGCATCCTCAGTGCCGGCGTCGCGCTTGGCGCCATCATTGCGACCAGTGCGCGAGCGCAAACGCCGATCGAACTGCCCGAGATCACCGTGACGGCGCCAAGCCCGATCCAGCCGCGCAGCCTGCCTGATGCCGGGGCTGCGCCGAGCGGCGACGCGGTTGCGGTCAACCGTAGCTTCTCCTCGGTCACCTTCCTGACCGCCGGCGAACTCCTCCGCAATGGCGGCCATACGCTCGGCGACCAGCTCGCCAACCAGCCGGGCATCACCAATTCGGGCTTTGCGCCGGGCGCGGCCGACCGTCCGATCATTCGCGGCCTCGATAATTTCCGCGTCCGTATCCAGGAAAACGGCATCGGCTCGCAGGATGTCTCCGATCTCGGCGAGGATCACGGCGTGCCGATCGATCCCCTCGCAGCGCAGCGCGTCGAGGTCATCCGCGGGCCGGGCACCTTGCGCTATGGTTCGCAGGCGATCGGCGGCGTCGTCAGCGTCGACAACAACCGCATCCCGTCATTCCTGATCGCGCCGGGCTTCCATGCCGAGACGCGCTCCTCGGTGTCCTCGGTCGATCGCGGCATCGAGAATTCAGCGCTGATCGATGCGCGCTCGGGCCAGTTCGTCGTCCATGGCGACATCTACCACCGCAATGCCGAGGATTATCACATCCCCGGCGGGACCCAGTTCAACAGCTATGTCCGCTCCGACGGCCAGGCGATCGGCGGTTCCTATTTCCTGCCCGATAATCGCGGCTTCATCGGCGTCTCGCTGTCGCATTTCACCAGCCTCTACGGCATCCCCGGCGCCGATGCGCGAGCGACGCGCACCCGCATCGACCTCGAACAGACCAAGCTTGCGGGCAAGGGCGAGTTCCAGATCGATGGCGGCTTCATCGACACCTTGCGCTTCTGGGTCGGCGGTTCCGTCTACAGGCATCAAGAGCAGGGGCTGAACGAGGGCGGCGGCTTCGAGACCGCCGCCGTGTTCAAGAATCGCGAGATCGAGGGGCGCGTCGAGGCGCAGCTCAAGCCGCTCGAAACCGGCATCGGCCGCCTGACCTCGGCTTTCGGCCTGCAGCTCGGCCGCCAGGAGATCGGCACCTCCGGAGAAGCCGGTGGGCTGCTGCCGCCAGCCGACACCAACAGCGCCGGCGTCTACAATTTCAACGAATTGCAGCTGCAGCCCGGCACGAAGCTGCAGGCCGCCGGCCGTGTCGACTATGTCGACGTCAAGGGCACCGCGACGAACTTCCCGACCGGCTACCTGCCTGGTTCCACGACCGCTGGGGGCATCGACCCCGAGACCGGCGCGGCGACGCAAGTGGCGACGGCGGACGATCCGGCTGCCTCGGCACGGCGGCGGCGCTTCATGCCGGTGAGCGCGAGCCTCGGCCTGTTGCAGGATCTGCCCTTCGGCTTCACTGGCAGCCTGACCGGCTCTTATACCGAGCGCGCGCCCAAGGCTTCCGAACTGTTCTCGCGCGGCGCGCATGATGCACCCGGCACCTTCGAGATCGGCGATCCCAATCTGAAGAAGGAGACCGCCAAGACGGTCGAGCTCGGCCTGCGCCGCACGGCAGGTCCCTGGCGCTTCGATGCCTCGCTCTATGCGACGCGCTATGAGGGCTTCATCTATCGCCGCGTCACAGGCGTGCGCTGCGATGATGATTTCGCCAGCTGCGGCACCGGCAACGAATTGACCCAGGTGGTCTATACCCAGCGCAACGCCACTTTCCTCGGCGGCGAACTCAAGACGCAATACGACCTCTTCGAGATCGGCCCGAACGTCTTCGGGGTCGAGGGGCAATACGACATCGTCCGCGCGAAGTTCTCCGGCGACGAGAATGTGCCGCGCATTCCGCCGCAACGCCTTGGCGGCGGGCTGTTCTGGCGCGGCGGCGATGCCTGGTTCGCCAAGGTCAGTTTGATCCATGCCTTCTCGCAGAAGCGGATCGCGCCCGAGGAGACGCCGACCAGCGGCTACAACCTGCTCAACGCCGAGCTCAGCTACAAGGTCAAGCTCAAGGACGGGCCGCTCGGGCCGATCGAGCTCACCGCCGGCGTCAACGGCACCAATCTGCTCAATGAGACGATCCGTAACGCCGTGTCCTTCCGCAAGGACGATGTCGTAGCGCCCGGACGCGGCGTGCGCGCCTTCCTGAGCGCGAAGTTCTGA